One window of Lemur catta isolate mLemCat1 chromosome 3, mLemCat1.pri, whole genome shotgun sequence genomic DNA carries:
- the LOC123634394 gene encoding uncharacterized protein LOC123634394 isoform X1 → MRSRRGSATKSLTLWCTPKNNSKWRERSRKRSQSRTPFHLSEKDRMEQLEIAKANAAKSLGIANLDWSASLRTVPVAKETNYGTPVPNAAKFESSDNETDNEYNTSASTTLTLPKKKAKRLCYFNDRWKDTYGWIREVNNPNRAYCTICRKEFGVGHGGEGDVKKHMETESHKSGMRQANLESIQSVFVFQKDINVQSKIAAAELAWAYHTNEHALSYRSLDCSMKLSKVTFPDSEVATKMSCGRTKGEILITDVLAPYSVELILSDLTNDHAFYSISSNVLNHGNKKVFPLALRYFDLKNGVSNCLLDFYEDFNETSENIKQKIVDILSKYKLDFSHLSAYSADSTDINYNKFHSVYKLLTKENEKILPAECPAHLVHKTAKKGCDLLSYDIEAFIMKALGYFSVSSKHAEALDEIFNFVEMEGDRLLRHVPTRWLSLLPAIEKMLKCWPAVKSYFQNMGKEECPSLIWKYIEDENEEKDYCTTEIYMLFIQNCLMIFEEAVRSLEKDKLTAPELFDVMCKLRQKLTQRRNESFFGKKTALELKKMSPEKGNQVKQDFLNFFTRTITFLESNFDFTSSNYLCALKPFSLRKRGLTYDDIHCASKCLKMMDILEMDSLYDEFIDAKDLIDKQLVYQNKPVDKKWMDIFGELETNSYKTKNLLLLVSKILSIPCSNVFVERIFRLMSSQWTDTRSQCNVGLIRAQLQVKENFTFDCIQFYHYIKEKKDVLKAAGSSEKYYWKRKQKE, encoded by the exons ATGCGATCACGCAGGGGCAGCGCTACTAAGTCTTTGACCCTATGGTGTACCCCAAAGAACAACAGCAAGTGGAGGGAGAGATCCAGGAAGAGGTCGCAGAGCAGAACCCCGTTTCACTTAAGTGAAAAAG ATAGAATGGAGCAGTTAGAAATAGCAAAAGCCAACGCAGCTAAATCTTTAGGAATAGCCAACCTTGACTGGTCAGCTAGTCTCAGAACTGTTCCTGTAGCTAAAGAAACAAACTATGGAACACCTGTACCAAATGCTGCAAAGTTTGAG AGTTCAGATAATGAAACTGATAATGAATACAATACCAGCGCCAGCACAACCCTGACATTACCGAAGAAGAAGGCTAAACGGCTATGTTATTTTAATGACAGATGGAAGGACACATACGGCTGGATTAGGGAGGTAAATAACCCAAACAGAGCATACTGTACAATATGCAGAAAAGAATTTGGGGTTGGGCATGGCGGAGAAGGAGATGTGAAAAAACACATGGAGACTGAATCTCACAAGTCTGGGATGAGACAAGCAAATCTTGAATCAATTCAGAGTGTTTTCGTTTTCCAAAAAGACATCAATGTTCAATCAAAAATAGCAGCTGCTGAATTAGCTTGGGCATACCACACAAATGAACATGCATTATCCTATCGTTCCCTTGATTGCTCTATGAAACTGAGTAAAGTTACATTTCCTGATTCAGAGGTTGCAACTAAAATGTCCTGTGGACGAACAAAAGGGGAAATTTTGATAACAGATGTGTTGGCCCCTTACAGTGTAGAGTTGATTTTGTCAGATCTTACAAACGATCATGCTTTTTACAGTATATCAAGTAATGTATTGAATCATGGCAATAAAAAAGTGTTCCCCCTAGCTCTTAGGTACTTTGATTTGAAAAATGGAGTTTCCAATTGTCTTCTTGATTTCTATGAAGATTTTAATGAAACctcagaaaacataaaacaaaagattGTTGATATCTTGTCCAAATACAAACTAGACTTTTCTCACCTATCTGCATATTCAGCAGATAGCACAGATATAAATTACAACAAATTCCATTCAGTCTACAAACTTCttaccaaagaaaatgaaaagatcttACCTGCTGAATGTCCAGCACACCTTGTACACAAGACTGCTAAAAAGGGTTGTGATTTGCTTTCCTATGATATTGAGGCTTTCATAATGAAAGCTCTTGGTTACTTTTCGGTTTCCTCAAAACATGCAGAAGCACTTGATGAGATTTTTAACTTTGTAGAAATGGAAGGAGACAGACTCCTTAGACATGTGCCTACAAGATGGCTATCATTGTTGCCAGCCATAGAGAAGATGTTAAAATGTTGGCCTGCTGTGAAGtcctattttcaaaatatgggaAAAGAAGAATGTCCTTCTCTAATTTGGAAATACATCGAGGatgagaatgaagaaaaggaTTATTGtacaacagaaatatatatgctttttatCCAGAATTGCTTGATGATCTTTGAAGAAGCTGTAAGGAGCCTAGAAAAGGATAAACTGACTGCACCTGAGTTATTTGATGTTATGTGTAAGTTGCGACAAAAACTCACACAGCGaagaaatgaatcattttttGGGAAGAAGACTGCTTTAGAACTCAAAAAAATGTCACCAGAAAAGGGCAACCAAGTTAAACAGGactttctcaatttctttacTAGAACTATCACTTTTTTGGAATCCAATTTTGATTTTACAAGTTCAAATTACCTCTGTGCTTTAAAACCATTTTCCCTGAGAAAGAGAGGTTTAACCTATGATGACATTCACTGTGcttccaaatgtttaaaaatgatggATATTTTAGAGATGGATAGCCTCTATGATGAGTTTATAGATGCAAAGGACCTGATTGACAAACAGCTGGTGTACCAAAACAAGCCTGTAGATAAAAAATGGATGGACATTTTTGGAGAGCTGGAAACAAATTCCTACAAGACTAAAAACCTGCTGTTGCTAGTAAGCAAAATCCTAAGTATTCCATGCTCAAATGTATTTGTTGAGAGGATATTTAGATTGATGTCATCACAATGGACTGACACCAGGAGTCAGTGTAATGTGGGCTTGATAAGAGCACAGCTGCAAGTGAAAGAGAATTTTACATTTGACTGTATTCAGTTCTATCactacataaaagaaaagaaggatgTCCTAAAGGCTGCAGGAAGTTCAGAGAAGTACTattggaaaaggaaacaaaaagagtaa
- the LOC123634394 gene encoding arginine/serine-rich protein 1-like isoform X3, whose translation MRSRRGSATKSLTLWCTPKNNSKWRERSRKRSQSRTPFHLSEKDRMEQLEIAKANAAKSLGIANLDWSASLRTVPVAKETNYGTPVPNAAKFERSWDVLEEGHRPLSSPLVPQPGGVWTRSPPPAAARHRTGGSGRKDPVRHSPRPRLPGGWRQRPCRQSARQTVPGPSSSQ comes from the exons ATGCGATCACGCAGGGGCAGCGCTACTAAGTCTTTGACCCTATGGTGTACCCCAAAGAACAACAGCAAGTGGAGGGAGAGATCCAGGAAGAGGTCGCAGAGCAGAACCCCGTTTCACTTAAGTGAAAAAG ATAGAATGGAGCAGTTAGAAATAGCAAAAGCCAACGCAGCTAAATCTTTAGGAATAGCCAACCTTGACTGGTCAGCTAGTCTCAGAACTGTTCCTGTAGCTAAAGAAACAAACTATGGAACACCTGTACCAAATGCTGCAAAGTTTGAG AGATCCTGGGATGTCCTGGAGGAGGGGCACCGTCCCCTTTCTTCCCCACTCGTCCCGCAGCCAGGCGGTGTCTGGACCCGGTCGCCCCCTCCCGCCGCCGCGAGACACAGGACAGGAGGAAGTGGCAGGAAGGATCCGGTGAGGCACAGCCCGCGTCCGCGGCTCCCGGGAGGGTGGAGGCAACGACCCTGTCGGCAATCAGCCCGGCAGACAGTCCCGGGTCCGAGCTCCAGCCAGTAA
- the LOC123634394 gene encoding uncharacterized protein LOC123634394 isoform X2 yields the protein MEQLEIAKANAAKSLGIANLDWSASLRTVPVAKETNYGTPVPNAAKFESSDNETDNEYNTSASTTLTLPKKKAKRLCYFNDRWKDTYGWIREVNNPNRAYCTICRKEFGVGHGGEGDVKKHMETESHKSGMRQANLESIQSVFVFQKDINVQSKIAAAELAWAYHTNEHALSYRSLDCSMKLSKVTFPDSEVATKMSCGRTKGEILITDVLAPYSVELILSDLTNDHAFYSISSNVLNHGNKKVFPLALRYFDLKNGVSNCLLDFYEDFNETSENIKQKIVDILSKYKLDFSHLSAYSADSTDINYNKFHSVYKLLTKENEKILPAECPAHLVHKTAKKGCDLLSYDIEAFIMKALGYFSVSSKHAEALDEIFNFVEMEGDRLLRHVPTRWLSLLPAIEKMLKCWPAVKSYFQNMGKEECPSLIWKYIEDENEEKDYCTTEIYMLFIQNCLMIFEEAVRSLEKDKLTAPELFDVMCKLRQKLTQRRNESFFGKKTALELKKMSPEKGNQVKQDFLNFFTRTITFLESNFDFTSSNYLCALKPFSLRKRGLTYDDIHCASKCLKMMDILEMDSLYDEFIDAKDLIDKQLVYQNKPVDKKWMDIFGELETNSYKTKNLLLLVSKILSIPCSNVFVERIFRLMSSQWTDTRSQCNVGLIRAQLQVKENFTFDCIQFYHYIKEKKDVLKAAGSSEKYYWKRKQKE from the exons ATGGAGCAGTTAGAAATAGCAAAAGCCAACGCAGCTAAATCTTTAGGAATAGCCAACCTTGACTGGTCAGCTAGTCTCAGAACTGTTCCTGTAGCTAAAGAAACAAACTATGGAACACCTGTACCAAATGCTGCAAAGTTTGAG AGTTCAGATAATGAAACTGATAATGAATACAATACCAGCGCCAGCACAACCCTGACATTACCGAAGAAGAAGGCTAAACGGCTATGTTATTTTAATGACAGATGGAAGGACACATACGGCTGGATTAGGGAGGTAAATAACCCAAACAGAGCATACTGTACAATATGCAGAAAAGAATTTGGGGTTGGGCATGGCGGAGAAGGAGATGTGAAAAAACACATGGAGACTGAATCTCACAAGTCTGGGATGAGACAAGCAAATCTTGAATCAATTCAGAGTGTTTTCGTTTTCCAAAAAGACATCAATGTTCAATCAAAAATAGCAGCTGCTGAATTAGCTTGGGCATACCACACAAATGAACATGCATTATCCTATCGTTCCCTTGATTGCTCTATGAAACTGAGTAAAGTTACATTTCCTGATTCAGAGGTTGCAACTAAAATGTCCTGTGGACGAACAAAAGGGGAAATTTTGATAACAGATGTGTTGGCCCCTTACAGTGTAGAGTTGATTTTGTCAGATCTTACAAACGATCATGCTTTTTACAGTATATCAAGTAATGTATTGAATCATGGCAATAAAAAAGTGTTCCCCCTAGCTCTTAGGTACTTTGATTTGAAAAATGGAGTTTCCAATTGTCTTCTTGATTTCTATGAAGATTTTAATGAAACctcagaaaacataaaacaaaagattGTTGATATCTTGTCCAAATACAAACTAGACTTTTCTCACCTATCTGCATATTCAGCAGATAGCACAGATATAAATTACAACAAATTCCATTCAGTCTACAAACTTCttaccaaagaaaatgaaaagatcttACCTGCTGAATGTCCAGCACACCTTGTACACAAGACTGCTAAAAAGGGTTGTGATTTGCTTTCCTATGATATTGAGGCTTTCATAATGAAAGCTCTTGGTTACTTTTCGGTTTCCTCAAAACATGCAGAAGCACTTGATGAGATTTTTAACTTTGTAGAAATGGAAGGAGACAGACTCCTTAGACATGTGCCTACAAGATGGCTATCATTGTTGCCAGCCATAGAGAAGATGTTAAAATGTTGGCCTGCTGTGAAGtcctattttcaaaatatgggaAAAGAAGAATGTCCTTCTCTAATTTGGAAATACATCGAGGatgagaatgaagaaaaggaTTATTGtacaacagaaatatatatgctttttatCCAGAATTGCTTGATGATCTTTGAAGAAGCTGTAAGGAGCCTAGAAAAGGATAAACTGACTGCACCTGAGTTATTTGATGTTATGTGTAAGTTGCGACAAAAACTCACACAGCGaagaaatgaatcattttttGGGAAGAAGACTGCTTTAGAACTCAAAAAAATGTCACCAGAAAAGGGCAACCAAGTTAAACAGGactttctcaatttctttacTAGAACTATCACTTTTTTGGAATCCAATTTTGATTTTACAAGTTCAAATTACCTCTGTGCTTTAAAACCATTTTCCCTGAGAAAGAGAGGTTTAACCTATGATGACATTCACTGTGcttccaaatgtttaaaaatgatggATATTTTAGAGATGGATAGCCTCTATGATGAGTTTATAGATGCAAAGGACCTGATTGACAAACAGCTGGTGTACCAAAACAAGCCTGTAGATAAAAAATGGATGGACATTTTTGGAGAGCTGGAAACAAATTCCTACAAGACTAAAAACCTGCTGTTGCTAGTAAGCAAAATCCTAAGTATTCCATGCTCAAATGTATTTGTTGAGAGGATATTTAGATTGATGTCATCACAATGGACTGACACCAGGAGTCAGTGTAATGTGGGCTTGATAAGAGCACAGCTGCAAGTGAAAGAGAATTTTACATTTGACTGTATTCAGTTCTATCactacataaaagaaaagaaggatgTCCTAAAGGCTGCAGGAAGTTCAGAGAAGTACTattggaaaaggaaacaaaaagagtaa
- the LOC123634395 gene encoding arginine/serine-rich protein 1-like isoform X1, whose translation MSNYVNDMWPGSPQHSPLVSGSGSSSRLSSRSRSRSSRSSRSYSRVSSRSSSGSRNRPRRRSRSRSRSRRRHQRKYRRYSKSYSRSRSPSRSRRYRERRYGPSRRYYRSPSRSRSRSRSRSRSRGRSYRRSSYSHTRGRRYYGFGRTVSPEAYRWRGRSRTRSRSRTPLRLSEKDRMELLEIAKANAAKALGTTNIDLPASLRAVAVAKETNHGTAVPNSGAKLELSEELTEDGTKNPGQKSYQQRSIAFSSNNSVAKPIQKSAKAVAEETTSGSPKINQKKSPYGLWRPV comes from the exons ATGTCCAACTACGTGAACGACATGTGGCCGGGCTCGCCGCAGCATTCCCCCTTGGTGTCCGGGTCGGGCAGTTCCAGCCGGCTGTCGTCGCGGTCGAGGAGCCGCTCTTCCAGAAGCTCTCGGTCCTACTCCCGCGTCTCCAGTCGGTCGTCGTCCGGGAGTCGGAACCGGCCCCGAAGAAGGAGCAGGTCCAGGTCTCGTTCCCGAAGGCGCCACCAGCGGAAGTACAGGCGCTACTCGAAGTCTTACTCGCGGAGCCGGTCGCCGTCCCGTAGCCGCCGGTACCGAGAGCGGCGCTACGGGCCGTCCAGGAGATACTACCGGTCTCCTTCGCGGTCCCGGTCCCGGTCCCGGAGCCGGTCGCGCTCTCGGGGAAGGTCGTACCGCAGAAGCTCCTACTCGCACACGCGGGGGCGGCGCTACTACGGCTTTGGGCGCACGGTGTCCCCGGAGGCGTACAGGTGGAGGGGGAGATCCAGGACGAGGTCTCGGAGCAGAACCCCTCTCCGCTTAAGTGAAAAGG atcGGATGGAGCTGTTAGAAATAGCAAAAGCCAATGCAGCAAAAGCTTTAGGAACAACCAACATTGATTTGCCAGCAAGTCTCAGAGCTGTAGCTGTAGCTAAAGAAACAAACCATGGAACTGCTGTACCAAATTCTGGTGCTAAGTTGGAG CTGTCAGAAGAGCTAACAGAAGATGGAACTAAAAATCCAGGTCAAAAATCTTACCAGCAAAGAAGCATAGCTTTTAGCTCTAAT AATTCTGTAGCAAAGCCAATACAGAAATCGGCTAAAGCTGTTGCTGAAGAGACAACTTCAGGGTCaccaaaaataaatcagaagaaaagtCCATATGGACTGTGGAGACCtgtgtaa
- the LOC123634395 gene encoding arginine/serine-rich protein 1-like isoform X2, with the protein MSNYVNDMWPGSPQHSPLVSGSGSSSRLSSRSRSRSSRSSRSYSRVSSRSSSGSRNRPRRRSRSRSRSRRRHQRKYRRYSKSYSRSRSPSRSRRYRERRYGPSRRYYRSPSRSRSRSRSRSRSRGRSYRRSSYSHTRGRRYYGFGRTVSPEAYRWRGRSRTRSRSRTPLRLSEKDRMELLEIAKANAAKALGTTNIDLPASLRAVAVAKETNHGTAVPNSGAKLENS; encoded by the exons ATGTCCAACTACGTGAACGACATGTGGCCGGGCTCGCCGCAGCATTCCCCCTTGGTGTCCGGGTCGGGCAGTTCCAGCCGGCTGTCGTCGCGGTCGAGGAGCCGCTCTTCCAGAAGCTCTCGGTCCTACTCCCGCGTCTCCAGTCGGTCGTCGTCCGGGAGTCGGAACCGGCCCCGAAGAAGGAGCAGGTCCAGGTCTCGTTCCCGAAGGCGCCACCAGCGGAAGTACAGGCGCTACTCGAAGTCTTACTCGCGGAGCCGGTCGCCGTCCCGTAGCCGCCGGTACCGAGAGCGGCGCTACGGGCCGTCCAGGAGATACTACCGGTCTCCTTCGCGGTCCCGGTCCCGGTCCCGGAGCCGGTCGCGCTCTCGGGGAAGGTCGTACCGCAGAAGCTCCTACTCGCACACGCGGGGGCGGCGCTACTACGGCTTTGGGCGCACGGTGTCCCCGGAGGCGTACAGGTGGAGGGGGAGATCCAGGACGAGGTCTCGGAGCAGAACCCCTCTCCGCTTAAGTGAAAAGG atcGGATGGAGCTGTTAGAAATAGCAAAAGCCAATGCAGCAAAAGCTTTAGGAACAACCAACATTGATTTGCCAGCAAGTCTCAGAGCTGTAGCTGTAGCTAAAGAAACAAACCATGGAACTGCTGTACCAAATTCTGGTGCTAAGTTGGAG aaCTCATGA
- the LOC123634395 gene encoding arginine/serine-rich protein 1-like isoform X3, whose product MSNYVNDMWPGSPQHSPLVSGSGSSSRLSSRSRSRSSRSSRSYSRVSSRSSSGSRNRPRRRSRSRSRSRRRHQRKYRRYSKSYSRSRSPSRSRRYRERRYGPSRRYYRSPSRSRSRSRSRSRSRGRSYRRSSYSHTRGRRYYGFGRTVSPEAYRWRGRSRTRSRSRTPLRLSEKDRMELLEIAKANAAKALGTTNIDLPASLRAVAVAKETNHGTAVPNSGAKLEMF is encoded by the exons ATGTCCAACTACGTGAACGACATGTGGCCGGGCTCGCCGCAGCATTCCCCCTTGGTGTCCGGGTCGGGCAGTTCCAGCCGGCTGTCGTCGCGGTCGAGGAGCCGCTCTTCCAGAAGCTCTCGGTCCTACTCCCGCGTCTCCAGTCGGTCGTCGTCCGGGAGTCGGAACCGGCCCCGAAGAAGGAGCAGGTCCAGGTCTCGTTCCCGAAGGCGCCACCAGCGGAAGTACAGGCGCTACTCGAAGTCTTACTCGCGGAGCCGGTCGCCGTCCCGTAGCCGCCGGTACCGAGAGCGGCGCTACGGGCCGTCCAGGAGATACTACCGGTCTCCTTCGCGGTCCCGGTCCCGGTCCCGGAGCCGGTCGCGCTCTCGGGGAAGGTCGTACCGCAGAAGCTCCTACTCGCACACGCGGGGGCGGCGCTACTACGGCTTTGGGCGCACGGTGTCCCCGGAGGCGTACAGGTGGAGGGGGAGATCCAGGACGAGGTCTCGGAGCAGAACCCCTCTCCGCTTAAGTGAAAAGG atcGGATGGAGCTGTTAGAAATAGCAAAAGCCAATGCAGCAAAAGCTTTAGGAACAACCAACATTGATTTGCCAGCAAGTCTCAGAGCTGTAGCTGTAGCTAAAGAAACAAACCATGGAACTGCTGTACCAAATTCTGGTGCTAAGTTGGAG ATGTTTTGA
- the SYF2 gene encoding pre-mRNA-splicing factor SYF2, producing the protein MAAAIEAERVPVDSAEEGPLTAAEELASQKREQRLRKFRELHLKRNEARKLNHQEVVEEDKRLKLPANWEAKKARLEWELQEEEKKKECAARGEDYEKVKLLEISAEDAERWERKKKRKNPDLGFSDYAAAQLRQYHRLTKQIKPDMEAYERQREKHGEEFFPTSNSLLHGTHVPSTEEIDRMVIDLEKQIEKRDKYSRRRPYNDDADIDYINERNAKFNKKAERFYGKYTAEIKQNLERGTAV; encoded by the exons ATGGCGGCTGCAATTGAAGCCGAGAGG GTGCCGGTGGACAGCGCGGAGGAGGGGCCCCTCACGGCAGCCGAGGAGCTGGCCTCCCAGAAGCGCGAACAGAGACTGCGCAAATTCCGGGAGCTACACCTGAAGCGA AATGAAGCACGTAAATTAAATCACCAGGAAGTTGTGGAAGAAGATAAAAGACTTAAGTTACCTGCAAACTGGGAAGCCAAAAAAGCTCGTTTGGAATGGGAactgcaggaagaagaaaagaaaaag gaATGTGCAGCAAGAGGGGAAGACTATGAGAAAGTGAAGTTGCTGGAGATCAGCGCAGAAGACGCAGAAAgatgggagaggaaaaagaagaggaaaaaccCCGATCTGGGATTTTCAG attatgcTGCTGCCCAGTTACGCCAGTATCATCGGTTGACCAAGCAGATCAAACCTGACATGGAAGCatatgagagacagagagaaaaaca TGGAGAAGAGTTTTTCCCAACATCCAATAGTCTTCTTCATGGAACACACGTACCTTCCACAGAGGAAATTGATAGGATGGTCATAGATCTGGAAAAACA AATTGAAAAACGAGACAAATATAGCCGGAGACGTCCTTACAATGACGATGCGGATATCGACTACATTAATGAAAGGAATGCCAAATTCAACAAGAAAGCTGAAAGATTCTATGGGAAGTATACGGCTGAAATTAAACAGAATTTGGAAAGAGGAACAGCTGTCTAA